In a single window of the Rhodamnia argentea isolate NSW1041297 chromosome 2, ASM2092103v1, whole genome shotgun sequence genome:
- the LOC115739644 gene encoding ribosomal RNA small subunit methyltransferase NEP1-like: protein MGRPLGIKRGNRKRKEKYDAEIEEGEREQEPQPKQLKADDVSIEEEAENQEKQSEEVEDDAVHQLEGIPLGPVQSQGSKNIGVTFVLEKASLEVAKVGKTYQILNSDDHANFLKRNGRNPADYRPDIVHQALLAILDSPLNKAGKVRAVYVRTEKGVLFEVKPHVRIPRTYKRFSGIMLQLLQKLSITAAGKREKLLRVIKNPVTQYLPANARRIGFSHSSEKLVEMQDYVAAIGDDSPLVFVVGAMAHGKIQTEYTDDFISISNYPLSAACCINMICDAVRKHLKFI, encoded by the exons ATGGGGAGGCCTTTGGGAATCAAACGGGGAAACAGAAAGCGGAAGGAGAAGTACGATGCGGAGATTGAGGAAGGCGAACGTGAGCAAGAACCACAGCCGAAGCAACTGAAGGCAGATGATGTATCGATAGAAGAAGAGGCGGAAAATCAGGAGAAGCAATCAGAAGAAGTAGAGGATGATGCAGTTCATCAGCTCGAAGGCATACCACTCGGACCGGTCCAGAGTCAAGGCTCCAAGAACATTGGGGTTACTTTTGTTCTCGAGAAGGCTTCATTGGAAGTCGCTAAAGTTGGGAAG ACCTATCAGATCTTGAATTCAGATGATCACGCCAACTTTTTGAAGAGGAATGGTAGAAATCCAGCTGATTATAGACCTGACATCGTTCACCAG GCTCTTTTGGCGATCCTAGACAGTCCACTTAATAAGGCAGGAAAGGTTCGTGCTGTCTATGTGAGGACTGAAAAGGGTGTGCTCTTTGAAGTCAAGCCTCATGTCCGTATCCCCAGGACATACAAGCGCTTCTCAGGCATAATGT TGCAATTACTGCAAAAATTGAGTATAACAGCAGCGGGCAAGCGTGAGAAGCTTTTGCGGGTGATCAAAAACCCTGTGACGCAATATCTGCCTGCCAATGCCAGAAGAATTG GATTTTCTCACAGCTCAGAAAAGCTGGTTGAAATGCAGGACTATGTGGCTGCTATTGGTGATGATAGCCCTCTAGTGTTTGTG GTTGGTGCGATGGCCCATGGGAAAATCCAAACCGAGTATACAGatgattttatttcaa TTTCCAACTATCCATTGAGTGCTGCATGTTGTATCAACATGATTTGCGATGCCGTGCGGAAGcatttgaaatttatttaa